TCGGAAgtttcacatgaggtaagacttcatatttttcattcttttaggGATCACAAGGATACCTGTAGCTGTTCATCAGTTTCTTTGCTGCTagggttttgttgatttttggGCTTTGTTTTTCTCTGAGAAACTCTGTAATCTGGTTATTGGCATGAAATATTTATTCTGAAAGTAAACCATATATGAAGTTCACTGGATATTAGTCAATATAATGCCAGAAATTAAGTTGTCACAATGTTGACTCTTCCCAATTTATGTACTGTATGAAAGTTTTGTATGAGTAGCATTTGTGAAATACAATTATCCCAAGGTTATGGTGTCAAGGGAACTATGAAATCTTGGGTGGGTAGGAAGGGGGTGATAAACCAGTCTCTTCTCTGGTTCATGCGACATGTTCCAACTCCAACAAGGACAAGGAGATTCAATCCAACTCTGACTAGGACATTCATTCCTATTCCCACACGGACACACGAGCAGCAACCTAGTCCAAGATTTCATTGGGTTGAGATTCATAAATAACATCTtttagggggggggggggcaatGACCCTTATGGCCTCAACTATGTTTCATCGGTGGTGTGGGATAGTTGTCCATCTTTTCAGTTGTCATGAGGACCGAGCAAGAAAGAGACACAGATCTTATGAAAGTTTATTGTCTTTCATGAAAATTGTGAGAAACTTAGAGCAAGAAAGAGAGACAGATCTCATGATAGCATACAATCCAGTCCCATTGAACTTGAACAAGATAGTAACATGGTTATCACGTACATGAGATTAATCCCTCAAGCAACACAACGAGCAAACCCACTCCATACGGAAAAGGGTGACTCTGAGTGTTCGGTACAAAAGGTCGGTAACCTTTTTGCATCAATTTCTTGTGGAGGAATATAAGGAGTATATTGAGAAATATGAggtgtatgtacaaaatataaggtgtatattgagaatgtgtGGTGTGgggtattatgggaaagtatgttgggtgtattaagataatttttaagtggaaaagcaaatgtggggtgtattaagtatgtgaggttTATTTAACAATTTGTAGGGTGTTACTATAATAAgcctttatttattatttttcatagGGAAAACATAATAAGTTGGCTTTAATAAAAGTTTATTGAAAGAAGTTGGAAGGTTTCTAAAAACCATATCAGGTTACCATATGTTTATGTTGAAGATAGCTCAAAATAAGTTACAGGAGATACATGTAAATTTCCCAAGATAATCCATAATTAGATTCTACCATTTGTGTAGGAAATTGGTTTTTTATTGGATGGTTGGTTGATTTCTCTCTTACTTACCATCAAATTGAATTGTTAAAGTTTTATGCATGGATACTAGACAAGGGCATAAAGAGTAACATTGACGTATATGCTATGAATTTTGTTCTATCTTTATGTATTGTGTGATGGCTATACAGTAAAGAATTAAGGCAATTTATGTCTCTTACTCAAAAGTGTGACATAAACATGCATGATTATTTTCACGGCTGCTTAAGTTTTGAGACAATTTTGAGCTAAAATTGCTTAATTGGTTTTGaccaaataattattttatgattgATAGCATTTGGGGTTTATTTTCCTTGCCTAATGTTTCTTGGCTTCTTCAGATGGTTGCAATCATAACTATTTACAATAATATTTTCATCACTAACCTTTACTTCTTCAGGAAAAATCTTCTGACCAAGATTTTGTAGTGCAAACTTGTGTAcatatttttttgggtaaattacattttaccccctcagGTTTGGGATCGATTTCAActtcttacaacatctttaaaacatttcaatttcatacatttacttatcattttatttcaatttcatatttcCGTTAGAAAAttcgttaagtgatgacatgaCAAATATAAgatccacatttgtgctgacgtggctgctaAATTTGTGCCatgtgacaattttttttttatacatttaaaatataataatttaccctatttaaaaaaaaaacctaaaacccaCCTCCCACGCAACCCCTCCCCCCacccctcttctctctccctaGCCTCCCAACTTCATGTACTTCTCTCTCCATCACCACCACCCATCTCATACAACCACCATGTCAATCCTCCACTCCCATTGGAGCAACCACCTCCATCTCCTCATTTTGTTTCCATCACAACCACCCATTCAAACttgaaacaaatttaaaaatgacCCCTGGCTAATTTGGGGATTATGGGGATTTGGGGTTTTGGTGGTGGTTGGAAACCAATTTGTAGGAAGTGGGTTGGGGTCTTGCCGTAGCCTCAAATTTCATCAACACCACTACTGGTTCGTCATTTGTGGGTTGTGGGGGTGAAGGTAACCAAATGGATGCGATGGGTGGGGGATGAAGGTGGTTGCAATGGGAAGATGAGATTGTTGGCTAGGATCGGGTGGAGGTAGTTCCTCAAAGATTGTTGGCTATGGTCAAAGTCTGAATCTTGGAGTTGGAGCTGCCCACTCTCTTCACTGCCCTCCTTGTCCTCAGAAGCCTCCTCGTCCTTAGGTAGGTTGACGCAGAAAAGATGATGGTTTTGAATTTTgggaaataaaattttgaaatccatcaaatttttgggtttttttttttcgaattaaGAGCTAAAATAGAGAGATTTTTTTACGGAGAttttgggaagaagaagaattaaatttttttggagAATTAGGGAATGAGGGTTTAGGGATTGGGAGGGGTGGTGCGCTGGTGGTTCTGGAGATTGGAGGATATGGAGGCCTTGGGTGGTAGAAGAGAGTGGGCTGACATGGCAGATGAATATCTACTTGTCTAAGTTTCGAAGGGAGCGGGCTGACGTGTAATGGGGTCCACTACTGCCACGTCAGCTCATAACAgaccaatggatggaaaatgtaacggagatattatattgaaataaaatagtacatgaagtatgaaagtgatttttttaaagatgttgtataaagTTGTAATAAACCTTAAACTTGAGGTGGTAAAGTGCAATTTACCCTATATTTTTTCACCAAAGTGAAAAGACTTCAGGAACTGGATTATGTAAATTATGGTTTTAAAACTCATAATATGTCAATATTCTTTTCCAAAGAGAGGAATGGATGAAtggtttgagatttttttttaggtATAACATTTTTAAGAGAATTAAGTTGACTGTTTTCTTGTCCAAAGACTTGAAATCTTggttgttttcttaatttttacaTGGCCGTTATAGAATAAGGTTTTATAATCCATTATCAAAATGATGGTTGTTTATGTTTCTTGCCCAAAAATGTAACATAAACATGTATGAATGATGGACGTGAAACACGAAGCTTTTGGCAGTTGGGATATTCAAGGACCATGACATGCATATGAAAGTCATTCATTCATTTGATTCCGCGGATATGCGGGAGTAAACGTTTTTTCTTTCATGTTGTTTTAACCTTTTATTTAAATAAGTATGAATTCATGTGTTTGTTTGAATGGCAATGAATTCATTGGAAACTGTTCGCAAGGCTGGATAATAATGAGcttggaaattaaagtgttcCATTGGAGCCAAACAAAGGCTTGATAATGGTGATGTTGGTCTGATGAGTGGGAGCATGAAGACGAAGCATTTCAATGTGCTTTAGCATGTTTTGTATTTTGTATCATGCATAAGTTATTTTGGGAAATGTGATCTTAGGGTGCTTGTATGAATTAATATACAAGGTTTTCTAAGGTTTATTTCTTTGAAATAATCTATGGCAGATATGCAAAGGCATTAATGGTTGTATTGGCTAAAGTGATCACTATGGGATTAATTTGATTCGATACGTTGACGAAGGATATGATCAGTGATAATTCAAATGGGAGAATGTTAGGACCATGTGAATTTTCAATGAGTACAATAAGGATAATCAACGTGGAATTAATAATTAAAGTCAAAACCATTTGGAGGATAAAATCCCTTTGTTTGTAGGACACTAAGTGAATGTGCATTAGTTGTGGTTTTACAACTGAATAAAAGTGGAGAATTATTAGGCTTCAATCGTCCCATGATAAAAGTGGAGAATCTGCACCAATTGACGATGAATGCACGAAAAgtacaaaaacaaaatgcatcGACATggttgagaaatttttcaatgtgtccGAAACACCTTTAGTATACCAAGTATTATAAAacaaattattaaaattttttcCAAATATCCAAAacttatattataacatttAATGCATCCAGCCGAATTCATGGACAACAAAACGCAAAGAGACTTCTTCAAACATACAATTTATACGTAAAGCGGTTGtagcaagaagaaaaaaagtatACGCAAAGCggtgagaaaaaaaattgtaaaccgGATTCCAAAAAAACATGCCCcaccaaaaggaaaaagaatatgCAAGGATAGACCAACgctaatatttttaatttgagAAATAGAAAAAGGTGTTCAATTTATCTTTTTTAGTAAAGATAtgttatttgaaaataaaattgaattaTACAATAGAAATAtttacaaattcaaataattttaattttaaagatGAATTATTTCACATAGAACATCACGTGTGTGCTGCAAGTCCATAACTATAAAGATGTGcttattttttgtcaattttattagaTTAGATGCTAGCCTAGTTAACGATAGGGTTCAAATCCAAAACGTCATACAAGGGCTGGACTCATTTCCACTACTATAGTAAATGATCACTTGCTACACTCATTTATTTTTTCGATTAATTGATTATGAGTGTTACTAGTCCCACCCTATTATCTTATTTTCCCATCTACCTTATAATTTCACCCatcataaaaagttaaaaatgaaaaactctCTTTTCCCACCCACCCTTATTCCTAATATAACCTTTTATATATCTCTAAaatcttttaaattttatttattagaaTATAGAggatatatatatctctctaacaaaaaaaatgataaaaatcgGTTAACCATCCCAATTCCAAAACCATTGAAGCAACAGACCTCCAAACCCCATCTGCACCACGATCCCCAATATGGCAGCCGCACCAACACCCAGGCTCCACCCCATCCAACCTTCGCAGCACCAACATAGCCTCAAAACTGCCCACCTCCATGGGTTTATCCATCTTCCTTCGTTGTACACAATCTCTTTCACTACCAGAATTAGATCAAGATTGTACATTGTCATGAGATACAGGGAAAAGGAAGGAGTTGAAAAGAAGGTAGCCATCATCGATGCCGCCGTGAGGGAGGCatgtggttgtggttataatagTGAGAACAGGGTGGgagttttctgatttttttttctttttttctactattttagtttttaatgaaaaaaaatctaatgCTTATTTGACAAAATACAATTGGTTATTATTTAGGTCCTTACGGTCGTTCTCTAAAAGGACATAGTTGTCAATGAAATTTTCACATTTAAGTAGGGTGGGGAAATAAGAATAGGGGGTGGGTTTAACACTCCTCTTTATTATTTTGCAAAAATGACGGAAAAATGATCACATCCTGTCCGGctttccatttattttatattttctccatttttacGTCTACGACTTTTCAAGTTTCAACGTACCACAAAACTTAAGTTCCTGAGAAATCTTTACGAACCAAATAACTATTTTGTGGGGTGGAAGAACTTGGTGGGATGGAGGGAGAGGCGGAGATTGATCGGTTGCCAATAGACCTCTTGGCTCATATATTTGTTCTCATCACCTCCTTCACTGATTTAGCCCAGTAAGTTTTTGATTTCTTTTTCcgatttaattttcctttttttttaattttcttctgtATTTTTGGTGGTTTATATTTTCTGGGTTGttgttcttttttgttttttaatttgtgtGGTGGTTGTGAATTCTGTGAAGGGCAAGCGGTGTTTGCCGGAAATGGAAACAGGCGGTGAAGCAGTCTTTGGGGCGGAGGGAGAGTTTGAGCTTTGCTGGTTGGAAGATGGACGATGACTCCACCGCCCGTTTGCTTCGCTCTGCTTACAGCCTCAAGGAGCTCGACATGTATAATATCTGCTTTCTCTCTTACTtgctaaatattttatttatttattatttatttttatgaaatttctgtttaattttgtgtgtttgagGGAATCTTCAGAACAAAAGTTTCTAACTTTTTACCCTTTGATGGTATTTTCtataattttgttgatttttagaGATTTAAGTGACTGATTAGTCTAATTACAGCTTAAAGTTCCATGGAGAAGGTTATGCACATTGTTTCTTGGATTATTTTGTAGGTCTTAAATTTctgttttttggtgaatttttttgGTTGTGGAAAATAGCTCTGTAAAGTACTCAGAAATTGAGACACAATCCATTGAGAAGAAGAGATATTAGGCTCTGAACTTGGTTGTAAGTGTTGAGCTTCCTAATCTAACAAGAACACGAACACGAACGGGTTAGGTTGAATTTCACGATTTCGTGCCCAATTTTGAGCGTCATTTTTCAAGATTACTCGAATAACTTACCTCCAAGTTTTTGTGCTTGGTATGTTATATGTTAAGAGTGTATTTTCGCATTCAGTACTCGGTAGGTCTGTAACGATTAGGTTGTACTTCGAAAAGTTCTGCGAGTTAGAAGTGTTCTTATCTGTTGGTTTTCATTGGCATTTGGTAGAAACTTTTTTGGGTTAGTATCACTATTAAGTACTACTAACCCATGATTCTGTACTTCATACCGGGTTTAGCGACACAAAAGAAGAAGTCATTCTGTATGTATCCAGGTTTATTAATAGATAAACTCGGACTTCACCAATGTCTATGCTTTTTCCTTTGTCTTTTCATCAGATTTGCATCTGATTACTGTAAGTATTCGATTTGGAATAGTCTGGTTTCATGCATAACAGCATAGCTAAAGCTCGTAGGAGGGATACCTAAATACCGTCATAGTCTCAGCATTTGAATTTCATGATTTAGTTCTTTCTCATTTCAAGATTTAGTTCTTTCGAGATGTACCACTTTGGTTCTTTCATGATTTAGTTCTTGTTTTATCTTCTTGTTTACTCAGTTCAAGGCGTCGTTGGGGTTGCCAGATAACCGACACTGGATTGGACAGAATATCTATGGCAAAGTGTATCAGCAACTTAACATCCATATCGCTATGGGGCATCACAGGGATCACAGATAAAGGTGTTGTTCAACTGGTATGTGTACAAGCAAATGTCGTATGTTTgatttactgctttcatttacGTGAGCTATGGTTTAACTTCCTCAGTTTGGTGTTCCTTTCCAACAGATATCAAGAGCTAACTCCTTGCACCACCTGAATATCGGTGGCACATTTATCACAGATGACTCGTTATATGCCATTGCTCATAGCTGTCCGCATTTGAAGGTAACTTGTTCGCGGAAATTACGACACAAGTTCTCATTACCCCAATTTTTGTTCCAAGTGCATTTCACCTCTGTTTGTTCCTCTCTTTTGTTTATTCCAGACCATCATCCTGTGGAGCTGCCGTCATGTAACCGAGAACGGCCTCTTTGTTCTAGTAAACTGTTGCCGCAAGCTTGAATCCATCAATGTATGGGGGACTAGAGTTCCTGTAGACTGCTTCATTGCTTTGCTAACTATCAGTCCGGCGCTAAAGATAAAACCCAGAGGACTGTCGTTAAATGTGGACGCTTCGATGTTGCCCATCGCATAAGCCGCCTGTTCATATAAGTTATTTCTACATTGCCATTAAATGTTGATGCTTCTATGTTTCCAGATGTACAAGCCGCCCATTCATACAAGTTCTTTCGACATTGCAGCTCAACGCCCTCGATGGGGGAGGTTGGGGTTACATTATCAGCTCAATACTCTTGTTCTGTATATAATTCACATGAATTACAGCCACCTATATTCTTTTGAGCAAGGTCACATAAAGGTCGAAGTGATTCAAAACTCAAAGAGATTTCCAAGTCCAATTAAGTTGACTATTGTGTGGTTAAAATAGAAGAGTGATTCATGCACTGTTCTAGCACTTATTCTCCTTCAATTTGTTCACAATCTAATGGCTAAAAAAGTGCGTATACTGTTAAATAACCAAGGATAGGTTTATTCAGTATTCACACATCTTTTTACCTCTCGCATACCTTTGTTAATTATTATCTATTGGTCTTCAATTCATTCCATCCAACAACCAGAAACGAAGTGTATGAGCGGTAaaaatgtgtgaatagcaccacCCATAAATCATTTCCGTACAAAAGGCCTCCTTAGACCAATTTTGTATTGCAATTTTCCACCTTTCAAAGGTAGAATTCTAGGAATAATATGATGTGGGGCAGGAAACAAAGAGCATCCAAGGCTAGTCAAATTTTGAACGGTATTCAAATGAGATAAGAAATCATTTGCATGCCAAAGGTTGAACTAAATCTGAGACTGCATAAAGATAAAGTGGAAAACTAAATCAACCTTCCATTTTCAAACTACATTTTTCGGAATAAACCCCCTTTAAAGGTCTCGAGTCTCTGCAACCTACGATAATAATGGGGGAGAAAAAACTGAAAGGCCAGAAGACCAGATTTTAAGAGCGAAAGCGAATAAAAGAAGACGTTAAATGTTAGAATACAACAATTAGGAGAACCTAGTATTGGTGATACGAGCACATCCGCAAATGCTACAATACCCTATTTATACTACATACACACCGCTCCCTGACAGAGGACCTGAAAACAGAAAAGGAACGTGTTAGTACTGATTACAAAGTGGGAACAAGATGGATGAAACGAAACAAAAGTGAAGCTAGCTATGTTCACTGATGGAATCTGTATGAGATCCTGGTTGGTGCCACGGCTACCTATGTTTGTATGATTTTTACCATTTCTACACATGTTAGATATTTGATTATGAAAACAGCTCAACGCAATGTAtgattgtgaaaaaaaaaagctgtgaaTTCCACAATACACGCAAATCAGACCATAAAAAGATGGACCCAATTTATTGTCAAAATGTTTATTCGACCAAAAGGAGGCATGTCATTCAACCCTAAGTGACCTCTTGAAAAACCATATGCCTTTATAGTACTGAGCAACCATatgtaacaaagaaaaatgaagtcgAGATCTGTTATGTGATATGTGTACTGAGCTCTTAAGTTAAAAGATGAAACTACAGGATTTTCAACATCCATTGCAATGGCTGAGAACCAGCCATAAAAGGAAGAGTGCTACATACCTGAATTGATTCCTGGTACATTCTTGGTCCTTCGTCGTAACTATCTACTTCAGATGCCTCTGCAACTCCATAATCCTTGTCCCAATATAATTATAAAAGATTTTTCCTTACAATCACGTGTCATTACTCTAGAACCACAGAACGACTCCTTGACCTTCCACTCAACTAGGCAGGGTGTAACGGTTATCACTCTAAATTTTAGTATATGACATAGAAGAACCGCCACTAATGACCTATCCTAGTATTTAGATGCTACAGTCATAGCCAAAATACCATCAACGGAAGATAAAACAAGAAGACAACCAAGCGATTTGCAGAATAGACTGTTGAAGCAGACTTTGAAAACTGAACAGAGCCGGTAAAGCTTCCTGCATTGTTGGTCACTGGACTTCTAGTTGGTACAGAAATATTCTTGCAAGATCCAGAAGGTGCTCCAGCCTGTGAAAATCCAACGGTAGAGTGGTTTACAGTTTTCCTTACTACGAAAATTGGTGTGTCATCACTAGGGTATGGGTAAATCAGTAGAAGTACCCTAGAGTTTTAGACAGATCGGAAATGTTTGAACATTTGGTGAACTTTTGGATTATTGTTAAGGTTGGACAAAGTAGGACTCATGCCACGAGCTTTTAACCACCGATTTGGATCATAAAAAGCAATAAAGAAgttcataaataataaaatgaataTGGAAACAAGTTATACAAACAAACCTGGCAGGCACTGACAGTACTACACCCGCAAAGCACTGGACCATTCATTCTATCAAcagcatcaaacacacctcCTCCATCACTCCTCTGCATTGATATTATTTTATGCTAGTTAAAATTCCTAGTTGGATGATGTTTTAGTATGTGCTTCTTCCCTAGCTAAAATTTTCATACCATGTAAAAGTTGACTGCCAAAAAATTCGGCATCACCCCTGCAGCTTTATAACAGGTACCGATCATCTGCTCCAGTGGACTTGAATGCTCTTCGCAAGCTTCAGCTTCAACAGGATATGTTGAGAAATaattttgaaagaaaagagaTGCACTTTTTGAATTCAGAGGCTTTGATTCTTTTCTCTTCGGGCATGAACCTGGTTTTACCCCAGGATCTCCAGCTGAAACCCAGTAAACAACAGGCTATTAActataaaattcaaatataatttgAAGATGCAATGATATATCATTTATAAGTACCTTCGTTTTCCACCATGTATTTCCACTGGTAAGCTACTCCTTCCTGTGCTTCCTTTGAAGCATCAGACGTAAAAACAAGAAGCCGGTGATTCTCTTGCACCATCTCAGTAACAGTGGGCCAATCTTCACCCTTTCTTGGCATTTTCGCTACAGGAAACCAATACTTATCTAACCCAGCATTGGTAAACAATGTCGTTAACCCCTTTGGAGTTTTCACGTAGTCCTCAATTATAATGGTCACAATCTCTGTTGGGTTCTGACTTAAAAATGTTTCCACTTCCGTCAAAGTGTTAATTGCAGGTTGCTGAGAAAAATCCAATGGACACATCATAAACAACCTTGCAAAACTATAACCATAAAATTCACATAGTAAGTCTTAGATTGATAAGGGGGAagagagattacaaatgcaGTGAAGTTGAAACATTGCCCCTTAAAGGAATGACAAAGCCAGATATCATTCTCAAAATCGTACATATCCAACATCAGCCCTCTCACTCcattctaaaaacaatatggcATAAGTTAATACTCATAAACGAATaattaatgaataaaagaaGCAGACAGTTTCATTCTAATTTTGGAttcgaggaaaaaaaaaagttaaagaaaGGAATGACATTCGAAACGTATATGTTCCAGTGATTTGATCCTTTCATCTGTTCGTTATAAAGAATATACCGAAAACAGCaaagttaaaacttaaaagcaaGGGCACATACCCTCAACTGGTTAGTAACAGTGTCCTCTTGGTTGTAAAATGTGAGTCTTTGAACACCAGCCACGGGCGGTGCATCAACGATGCTGAAAGAATTATGAGTCGCCAACCATGTGTACTTGTTGAATGGC
This is a stretch of genomic DNA from Malus domestica chromosome 02, GDT2T_hap1. It encodes these proteins:
- the LOC103403236 gene encoding PI-PLC X domain-containing protein At5g67130, which codes for MPPCSAEHGGVSRASSTVVLFLLLFSVLATISTACSNGNCQVLDACAAATDCGPGLYCGNCPASGKNQPVCTRGQAIVPTSIINGLPFNKYTWLATHNSFSIVDAPPVAGVQRLTFYNQEDTVTNQLRNGVRGLMLDMYDFENDIWLCHSFKGQCFNFTAFQPAINTLTEVETFLSQNPTEIVTIIIEDYVKTPKGLTTLFTNAGLDKYWFPVAKMPRKGEDWPTVTEMVQENHRLLVFTSDASKEAQEGVAYQWKYMVENEAGDPGVKPGSCPKRKESKPLNSKSASLFFQNYFSTYPVEAEACEEHSSPLEQMIGTCYKAAGVMPNFLAVNFYMRSDGGGVFDAVDRMNGPVLCGCSTVSACQAGAPSGSCKNISVPTRSPVTNNAGSFTGSVQFSKSASTVYSANRLVVFLFYLPLMVFWL
- the LOC103403226 gene encoding F-box protein At5g67140; amino-acid sequence: MEGEAEIDRLPIDLLAHIFVLITSFTDLAQASGVCRKWKQAVKQSLGRRESLSFAGWKMDDDSTARLLRSAYSLKELDISRRRWGCQITDTGLDRISMAKCISNLTSISLWGITGITDKGVVQLISRANSLHHLNIGGTFITDDSLYAIAHSCPHLKTIILWSCRHVTENGLFVLVNCCRKLESINVWGTRVPVDCFIALLTISPALKIKPRGLSLNVDASMLPIA